The Corynebacterium poyangense genome includes a window with the following:
- the polA gene encoding DNA polymerase I, which produces MTEHNSAQRLLLIDGHSMAFRAFYALKPENFATSGGQHTNAVYGFLSMLVNIVSQEQPSHMAVAFDVGRKTFRTEKFPEYKAQRDATPEEFKGQVSLIKKMLDALGISWLERENYEADDIIATLATKAQPEGFDILIVTGDRDYLQLVNEDITVLYPMSGMSKLHRFDPAAVAEKYGVTPAQYPDFAALRGDSSDNLPGIPKVGEKTATKWIVQYDTLDNLIAHAEDIKGVVGQNFRERIEQVKLNRYLTQMIRDMELPLGPEELGFKGVDLDKLAENFDDLQFGSQLRERIVKVMAPEQKELSGESEDRIPPTIAEGSLVEYLQQHEGKGLALVVDGNPTPEAEDVYRIAIVDEKRSGVVVDLAEVDVTEEQALVQWLESEEPKFVHDAKTAIHMFHGRGITFRGYQHDTLLAAYLLRPGQRTYSLKDVYQRHLQRQWASSSESEGQLSFLDSMSDATELLGQAVAVLELSEALVKELQDIDSYELYADLELPLAGILARMEITGIAINKDVLEDLGKEYTHQVDIEVDEARKLVNDPTLNLSSPRQLQTVLFDQLGLPKTKKTKTGYSTAAKEIEQLAAKHPHPFLQHLLAHREYSKMKSTIEGLIKAIKPDGRIHTTFNQTITSTGRLSSTEPNLQNIPVRTSAGRRIRSAFKVGEGYEYLLTADYSQIEMRVMAHLSEDPGLIKAYISGEDLHNYVGSQVFDVPITQVNAELRRRVKALSYGLAYGLSAYGLSQQLDIPAGEAKAIMESYFQRFGRVQRYLHAVVDKARYDGYTSTLFGRRRYLPELTSTSRLARENAERAALNAPIQGTAADIIKVAMIRVDRALMDRQLQSRVLLQVHDELVVEVAAGELDTVRAIVEKEMDQAISLRVPLEVSVGIGADWDEAAH; this is translated from the coding sequence GTGACTGAACATAATTCTGCGCAACGCTTACTTCTTATTGATGGACACTCGATGGCATTTCGAGCTTTCTATGCTCTGAAACCGGAGAATTTCGCTACTTCAGGCGGACAGCACACTAATGCCGTATATGGGTTTTTATCCATGCTGGTCAATATCGTGTCCCAAGAACAACCAAGTCACATGGCCGTTGCGTTTGATGTCGGACGCAAGACTTTCCGCACTGAGAAATTCCCCGAGTATAAAGCGCAACGAGACGCTACCCCAGAGGAGTTTAAAGGCCAGGTATCGCTGATCAAGAAAATGCTCGACGCATTGGGCATTTCCTGGTTAGAGCGGGAGAATTATGAAGCTGATGACATTATTGCCACGTTGGCAACCAAGGCGCAGCCGGAGGGATTTGACATCCTGATTGTGACCGGTGACCGGGATTATCTTCAGTTGGTAAATGAGGACATTACTGTTCTTTATCCAATGTCTGGGATGTCAAAATTACATCGCTTTGATCCCGCGGCTGTGGCGGAGAAATACGGGGTAACTCCAGCGCAGTATCCTGATTTTGCTGCGTTAAGGGGAGATAGCTCAGATAATCTTCCAGGAATTCCTAAAGTTGGTGAAAAAACGGCCACAAAGTGGATTGTGCAGTATGACACTCTTGATAATCTCATTGCTCATGCTGAGGATATTAAGGGGGTAGTGGGCCAGAATTTCCGGGAGCGGATTGAGCAGGTCAAGCTCAATAGATATTTGACTCAGATGATTCGAGATATGGAGCTTCCACTTGGGCCGGAAGAGCTTGGTTTTAAGGGTGTAGACCTGGATAAATTAGCGGAAAACTTTGATGACCTGCAATTTGGTTCCCAGTTGAGGGAAAGAATTGTGAAGGTGATGGCGCCGGAGCAAAAGGAATTATCGGGTGAGTCTGAGGATCGGATTCCGCCGACAATAGCTGAGGGATCCTTGGTTGAGTATCTCCAGCAACATGAAGGCAAAGGGCTAGCTTTAGTTGTTGACGGCAACCCTACCCCTGAAGCAGAGGATGTGTACCGGATTGCGATAGTGGATGAAAAACGCAGCGGCGTCGTCGTTGACCTCGCGGAAGTTGACGTGACAGAAGAACAGGCACTGGTCCAATGGTTGGAATCAGAAGAACCAAAATTTGTTCACGATGCTAAAACAGCTATACACATGTTCCATGGTCGGGGCATTACCTTCCGCGGCTATCAACACGACACCTTATTAGCCGCGTATTTATTGCGGCCGGGTCAGCGAACTTATTCCCTCAAGGATGTCTATCAGCGGCATCTGCAGCGGCAATGGGCTTCCAGCTCTGAGTCCGAAGGTCAACTCTCTTTCCTTGACAGTATGTCTGATGCGACGGAGCTCTTAGGGCAAGCGGTAGCGGTCTTAGAACTGTCGGAGGCGTTAGTTAAGGAACTGCAAGATATTGACTCCTATGAGCTTTATGCGGATTTAGAGTTGCCGCTAGCGGGCATTTTAGCGCGCATGGAGATTACGGGAATCGCCATCAATAAAGATGTTTTAGAAGATCTTGGCAAGGAATATACCCACCAGGTTGACATTGAAGTAGATGAGGCGCGGAAACTGGTCAATGATCCGACCCTTAACTTGTCCAGCCCTCGTCAATTACAGACCGTACTTTTTGACCAACTGGGTCTTCCCAAGACGAAGAAGACCAAAACGGGGTATTCCACTGCAGCCAAGGAAATTGAGCAGTTAGCAGCTAAACACCCGCACCCCTTTTTGCAGCATCTCTTAGCTCATCGAGAATATTCGAAGATGAAAAGCACTATTGAGGGACTGATTAAAGCCATTAAGCCGGATGGTCGGATCCACACTACTTTTAATCAGACCATTACCAGTACCGGACGGCTTTCCTCGACAGAACCAAATCTGCAAAACATCCCGGTCCGGACCAGTGCCGGACGAAGAATTCGGTCAGCTTTTAAAGTAGGGGAGGGATATGAGTATCTTCTCACTGCTGATTACTCACAGATTGAAATGCGGGTTATGGCGCACCTCTCGGAAGATCCAGGTCTAATTAAGGCATATATTTCCGGTGAAGATCTCCACAATTACGTCGGCTCCCAGGTTTTTGATGTTCCGATTACCCAGGTCAATGCGGAACTGCGTCGTCGTGTGAAGGCTTTATCCTACGGTTTGGCTTATGGACTATCGGCTTATGGTCTATCCCAGCAATTAGATATCCCCGCTGGAGAAGCCAAAGCAATTATGGAAAGCTATTTCCAGCGGTTTGGTAGGGTGCAGCGGTATTTGCACGCCGTCGTGGACAAGGCGCGATACGACGGGTACACCAGCACCCTTTTCGGGCGTCGTCGCTATCTCCCGGAATTAACATCAACCAGCCGTTTAGCTCGAGAAAATGCTGAGCGGGCCGCACTGAATGCTCCTATTCAGGGAACAGCGGCGGATATTATCAAGGTTGCCATGATTAGGGTTGATCGGGCATTGATGGATCGGCAGTTGCAGTCCCGCGTTCTTCTTCAGGTCCATGATGAGTTAGTAGTGGAAGTTGCCGCCGGAGAGCTCGATACTGTTCGTGCCATCGTGGAAAAAGAAATGGACCAGGCAATTTCCCTACGAGTTCCCCTAGAGGTCTCGGTAGGGATAGGCGCCGACTGGGATGAAGCTGCCCACTAG